The following proteins are co-located in the Paenibacillus sp. FSL H8-0079 genome:
- the gcvH gene encoding glycine cleavage system protein GcvH, with translation MSELKSDFLYSEEHEWVQTLGEDTVRIGITEFAQHQLGDIVFVELPDLESSVKAEDSIGTIESVKTVSDLFSPVTGSIIAVNDSLQDSPELVNSSPYEEGWMIEIRVEGDLTAALSTLMNADAYRKHTEE, from the coding sequence ATGAGCGAATTGAAAAGTGATTTCCTGTACAGTGAAGAGCACGAATGGGTGCAAACCTTAGGGGAGGATACTGTACGTATTGGCATTACCGAGTTCGCGCAGCATCAGCTGGGTGACATTGTGTTTGTGGAATTGCCTGACCTTGAATCCAGTGTAAAAGCAGAAGACAGCATTGGAACGATCGAATCGGTCAAAACGGTTTCGGACTTGTTTTCTCCTGTCACTGGTTCAATCATTGCAGTGAATGATTCGTTACAGGACTCACCTGAGCTTGTGAACAGCTCTCCTTACGAGGAAGGCTGGATGATTGAGATCCGCGTTGAGGGAGATCTGACAGCAGCTTTGTCTACATTGATGAATGCAGACGCGTATCGTAAACATACGGAAGAATAG
- the gcvT gene encoding glycine cleavage system aminomethyltransferase GcvT, with protein MSDLLRTPLFPLYQQYEGVRCIDFGGWELPVQFSGIQKEHEAVRERAGLFDVSHMGEFTVQGEQAEAFLQQMMTNDVTTLIPGQAQYTLMCYPDGGVVDDLLVYKLEDQHYMLVVNASNIDKDWAWLQEHLIPGVSMTNDSEQTALLALQGPLAVDIIGKVTDTDVSSIEPFRFVQYAEVCGVKLLLSRTGYTGEDGFELYVPADQAAVVWNGLMQAGESHGLVPTGLGARDTLRFEAKLPLYGQELSATISPLEAGVGMFVKLTAGPFIGHEALVQQKNDGPARKLVGIEVLERGIPRPHYPIYAEGAQIGEVTTGTQSPTLKRNLGLALIDSKYAALGTPLEIEIRGKKLKAEVVKTPFHKRTRTSKTPTQGADQA; from the coding sequence ATGTCCGATTTGCTTAGAACACCACTCTTCCCACTATATCAGCAATATGAAGGCGTACGGTGCATTGATTTTGGAGGCTGGGAGCTTCCGGTGCAATTCAGCGGAATCCAGAAAGAACATGAAGCGGTGCGTGAGCGTGCTGGACTGTTCGATGTATCCCATATGGGCGAATTCACAGTACAGGGTGAGCAGGCTGAAGCGTTTTTGCAACAAATGATGACCAATGATGTTACCACGCTGATACCCGGTCAAGCCCAGTACACCCTGATGTGTTACCCAGATGGCGGTGTGGTGGATGATCTGCTCGTGTATAAGCTGGAAGATCAGCATTATATGCTCGTCGTTAACGCCTCCAACATCGACAAGGATTGGGCGTGGCTGCAAGAGCACCTGATCCCTGGCGTAAGCATGACCAATGATTCGGAGCAGACGGCGCTGCTCGCCCTGCAAGGTCCACTGGCTGTAGATATTATCGGGAAAGTTACGGATACAGATGTATCCTCGATTGAGCCTTTCCGTTTTGTACAGTATGCAGAGGTATGTGGCGTTAAATTACTGTTGTCCCGTACCGGTTATACCGGTGAAGATGGCTTTGAGCTATATGTACCTGCGGACCAGGCCGCTGTGGTCTGGAATGGATTAATGCAAGCCGGAGAAAGTCACGGACTGGTGCCAACCGGACTCGGTGCCCGGGATACGCTGCGCTTTGAAGCGAAGCTCCCCCTGTATGGACAGGAATTGTCGGCAACCATCTCTCCGCTCGAAGCTGGCGTAGGCATGTTTGTGAAACTGACTGCCGGACCTTTTATCGGACACGAAGCCTTGGTACAGCAAAAAAATGACGGTCCCGCCCGCAAACTGGTCGGCATCGAAGTGCTGGAGCGCGGCATTCCCCGCCCCCACTATCCGATTTACGCCGAAGGCGCACAGATTGGTGAAGTTACTACAGGCACACAATCACCTACATTGAAGCGTAATCTGGGGCTTGCCCTCATCGACAGCAAATACGCTGCGCTGGGAACCCCGCTTGAGATTGAGATCCGCGGCAAGAAATTGAAAGCCGAGGTCGTGAAGACCCCTTTTCATAAACGGACACGTACGTCAAAGACACCTACTCAAGGAGCTGATCAAGCATGA
- the gcvPA gene encoding aminomethyl-transferring glycine dehydrogenase subunit GcvPA, whose protein sequence is MSKHRYIPMTEQDQSAMLATIGVDTLEDLFQDIPKEIRYQGELPVSSKLDEYALTRHMSKQAGANANFETHASFLGAGIYDHHVPSVINHVISRSEFYTAYTPYQPEISQGELQAIFEFQSYICELTGMAVANASMYDGATAFAEAGNLAAAATRRKQLIVSRTVHPEARQVLQAYAHGLRLEIVEIGYKDGVTDWDALQAAISDDTAAVMIQSPNFFGAVENVKQAADLVHAHKGLLVVSANPLSLGLLEAPGKLGADIVVGDAQPLGIAASLGGPTCGYFAVSQPHMRRIPGRIVGQTTDRNGKRGFVLTLQAREQHIRREKATSNICSNQALLALSASVYMSIMGKQGMIDVADLNLQKSHYTLNTLTAIPGVSLTFNAPTFNEFVIKLPEGTDVDALQLKLLDAGFIGGYELGRDYPELTGHMLIAVTERRSKEEIDEFARALEGSL, encoded by the coding sequence ATGAGCAAGCACCGTTACATTCCCATGACTGAGCAAGATCAGAGCGCCATGCTCGCAACCATCGGTGTGGATACGCTGGAGGATCTGTTCCAGGACATTCCAAAAGAAATTCGTTATCAGGGCGAGCTGCCCGTATCCTCCAAACTTGATGAATATGCGCTGACACGTCACATGTCCAAACAAGCTGGCGCCAACGCCAATTTCGAAACACACGCCAGCTTCCTCGGCGCAGGTATATACGATCATCATGTTCCTTCCGTCATCAATCATGTCATTTCCCGTTCCGAGTTCTACACTGCCTACACACCTTATCAGCCTGAGATCAGTCAAGGTGAACTACAGGCCATTTTCGAATTTCAATCCTATATCTGTGAATTAACCGGTATGGCTGTAGCCAATGCCAGCATGTATGACGGCGCAACTGCCTTTGCGGAAGCAGGAAACTTAGCCGCAGCGGCAACGCGTCGCAAACAGCTCATCGTATCCCGTACGGTTCACCCGGAAGCCCGTCAGGTATTGCAGGCGTATGCGCACGGACTCCGTCTGGAGATTGTCGAGATTGGCTATAAGGATGGCGTCACTGACTGGGATGCCCTGCAAGCCGCCATCTCGGACGATACCGCAGCAGTCATGATCCAGAGCCCGAACTTCTTCGGTGCCGTGGAAAATGTAAAGCAAGCCGCTGACCTCGTGCATGCGCACAAGGGTCTGCTCGTCGTAAGTGCTAACCCGCTATCGCTGGGTCTGCTGGAAGCCCCAGGCAAGCTGGGTGCTGACATCGTTGTTGGCGATGCACAGCCCCTCGGCATCGCCGCTTCACTCGGCGGCCCCACATGCGGATATTTCGCCGTATCCCAGCCTCATATGCGCCGAATTCCTGGCCGAATTGTAGGACAGACCACGGATCGCAACGGCAAACGCGGTTTTGTACTCACACTGCAAGCACGTGAACAACATATCCGCCGCGAAAAGGCGACATCCAATATCTGTTCCAATCAGGCTTTGCTTGCACTCAGCGCATCTGTATATATGTCCATCATGGGTAAACAGGGCATGATCGATGTTGCGGATCTGAATTTGCAAAAGAGTCATTATACCCTGAATACATTAACTGCGATTCCTGGAGTTAGCCTTACTTTTAACGCACCAACATTTAATGAGTTTGTTATTAAACTTCCTGAAGGAACCGACGTGGATGCACTTCAGTTGAAATTGCTGGATGCGGGCTTCATTGGTGGCTATGAACTTGGACGTGATTATCCTGAGCTTACTGGACATATGCTGATTGCTGTTACCGAAAGACGCAGTAAGGAAGAGATTGACGAATTCGCACGAGCATTGGAGGGATCGCTGTGA
- the gcvPB gene encoding aminomethyl-transferring glycine dehydrogenase subunit GcvPB: protein MSPAPEQSLIFELSSPGRVAYSLPECDVPRQSADTMIPREMLRSEAAALPEVFEVDVIRHYTALSRRNFGVDNGFYPLGSCTMKYNPKINEDVARYNGFAKIHPYQHESSIQGALELLYTLQTDLAGLTGMDAVTLQPAAGAHGEWTGLMMIRAYHEGRGEQRTKVIVPDSSHGTNPASATVAGFETVTIPSRADGLVDLDALRAAVGSDTAALMLTNPNTLGLFEKDIQEIASIVHQAGGLLYYDGANSNAIMGITRPGDMGFDVVHLNLHKTMSTPHGGGGPGAGPVGVKSRLVPFLPKPMVIKNDDGMYAFDREGDQSIGRVKAYYGNFGILVRAYAYIRTYGPEGLRRVSECAVLNANYMMARLAPYYEIPYPGVCKHEFVMSGRDLKQYGVRTLDVAKRLLDFGYHPPTVYFPLNVEECIMIEPTETESKETLDGFIDTMIRIAKEAEETPELVLNAPYGTPVTRLDETTAARKPVLNCACS, encoded by the coding sequence CTGTCTCCTGCTCCAGAACAATCATTGATTTTTGAACTCAGCAGCCCTGGACGTGTCGCTTATTCCTTGCCAGAATGTGACGTTCCTCGCCAGTCTGCCGATACGATGATTCCCCGGGAAATGCTCCGTTCGGAAGCAGCGGCACTGCCGGAAGTATTCGAGGTAGATGTTATTCGACATTATACAGCCCTGTCCCGTCGTAACTTCGGGGTAGATAACGGATTTTATCCACTGGGCTCTTGTACGATGAAATACAATCCGAAGATTAATGAGGATGTTGCCCGTTATAATGGATTCGCCAAAATCCATCCGTACCAGCATGAATCCAGCATTCAAGGTGCTCTTGAACTGTTATATACATTGCAAACCGACCTTGCAGGTCTGACAGGTATGGATGCTGTGACCCTGCAACCGGCCGCTGGTGCCCATGGAGAATGGACTGGACTTATGATGATTCGTGCCTACCACGAAGGTCGTGGTGAACAACGTACCAAAGTCATCGTGCCCGATTCTTCTCATGGTACCAACCCGGCAAGTGCAACCGTTGCAGGATTTGAGACTGTGACAATTCCGTCCCGTGCAGACGGACTGGTCGATCTGGACGCACTCCGTGCAGCCGTCGGTTCGGATACAGCAGCATTGATGCTGACGAACCCGAATACACTTGGTTTGTTCGAGAAAGACATTCAGGAGATTGCATCCATCGTGCATCAGGCTGGTGGCTTGTTGTATTACGATGGAGCCAACTCCAATGCCATTATGGGCATTACCCGTCCGGGTGATATGGGCTTTGACGTGGTGCATCTGAACTTGCACAAAACGATGAGCACGCCTCATGGCGGTGGTGGACCTGGTGCCGGACCAGTCGGCGTGAAGAGTCGTTTAGTTCCGTTCCTGCCTAAGCCAATGGTAATCAAAAATGATGACGGTATGTATGCATTCGATCGTGAAGGAGATCAATCCATTGGCCGGGTGAAAGCCTACTATGGTAACTTCGGTATTTTGGTACGTGCCTATGCCTACATTCGCACCTATGGACCGGAAGGTTTGCGCCGTGTCTCTGAATGTGCGGTACTGAATGCCAACTATATGATGGCCCGTCTCGCCCCTTACTACGAGATTCCATATCCAGGTGTATGCAAACATGAATTTGTCATGTCTGGTCGGGATTTGAAGCAATATGGTGTGCGTACACTTGATGTCGCCAAGCGATTGCTTGATTTTGGATATCACCCGCCTACAGTGTACTTCCCGCTCAATGTGGAGGAATGCATCATGATCGAGCCGACAGAAACCGAAAGCAAAGAAACGCTGGATGGGTTCATTGATACGATGATACGGATTGCCAAAGAAGCGGAAGAGACACCTGAATTGGTCCTGAACGCACCTTACGGTACACCGGTTACTCGTCTTGATGAGACTACAGCGGCCCGCAAACCTGTACTGAACTGCGCGTGTAGCTAA
- the ptsP gene encoding phosphoenolpyruvate--protein phosphotransferase has protein sequence MLNVSGIAASAGIAIAKAFILEHPDYSVEKRQINDVDAEIAKLDSALGKSQAELEAIKERTLQELGEKKAEIFASHLLILNDPELIDPVKARIADDMINAEFALNETASQFISMFENMKSEYLQERAADMRDVTKRVLNHLLGIDFMSPAEINEEVIVLAEDLTPSDTAQLNRQFVKGFATNIGGRTSHSAIMARSLEIPAVVGTKDILAQAKQGDMIIVDGLDGHVLVNPTDEVIAEYRAKQEQYDAQRAEWRKLRDEPTVTVDNVHVELAANIGTPNDVTGVLENGGEAVGLYRTEFLYMGRDKLPSEDIQYNAYKAVLEKMEGKPVVVRTLDIGGDKELPYLDLPKEMNPFLGFRAVRLCLDRLDIFRTQLRALLRASVHGNLRVMFPMIATLGEFREAKAVLLEEKEKLVAEGIAVSDSIQLGIMVEIPSTAVLADQFAKEVDFFSIGTNDLIQYTMAADRMNERVAYLYQPYNPAILRLVKMVIDAAHREGKWVGMCGEMAGDETAIPLLLGLGLDEFSMSATSILPARSQITKLSRADMQELAAKALDMQTAEQVVELVQSIQA, from the coding sequence ATGCTTAATGTCTCCGGGATCGCGGCTTCGGCGGGTATTGCTATCGCCAAGGCGTTTATCTTGGAGCATCCTGATTACTCTGTAGAAAAACGCCAAATCAACGACGTTGACGCAGAGATCGCGAAACTCGACTCAGCTCTGGGTAAATCCCAGGCTGAGCTTGAGGCGATCAAAGAGCGTACTTTACAAGAGCTTGGCGAGAAAAAAGCTGAGATTTTTGCTTCGCATTTGCTCATTCTGAATGACCCGGAACTGATTGATCCGGTTAAAGCTAGAATTGCAGATGACATGATCAATGCAGAATTTGCTTTGAACGAAACGGCATCGCAATTTATCTCCATGTTCGAGAACATGAAGAGTGAATACCTGCAGGAACGTGCAGCAGATATGCGTGACGTTACCAAACGTGTGCTAAATCACTTGCTTGGTATCGACTTCATGAGTCCGGCTGAGATCAATGAAGAAGTAATCGTGCTTGCGGAGGATCTGACGCCTTCCGACACGGCTCAACTGAACCGCCAATTTGTTAAAGGTTTTGCAACCAACATTGGTGGACGTACTTCTCACTCGGCAATCATGGCTCGCTCTCTTGAAATTCCGGCTGTTGTTGGAACCAAGGACATCTTGGCTCAAGCGAAACAAGGCGATATGATCATTGTTGACGGTCTGGATGGTCACGTACTGGTTAATCCTACGGATGAAGTTATTGCTGAATACCGTGCCAAACAGGAACAGTATGATGCACAACGTGCAGAGTGGAGAAAACTACGTGATGAGCCAACGGTAACCGTGGACAACGTTCATGTTGAACTTGCAGCCAACATCGGTACACCGAATGATGTAACGGGTGTTCTGGAGAACGGTGGCGAGGCTGTAGGCCTGTACCGTACGGAGTTCTTGTACATGGGCAGAGACAAACTTCCTTCCGAAGACATTCAGTATAATGCTTACAAAGCGGTACTGGAAAAAATGGAAGGTAAACCTGTCGTTGTTCGTACACTCGACATCGGTGGAGACAAAGAGCTTCCATACCTGGATCTGCCAAAAGAAATGAATCCATTCCTCGGCTTCCGCGCAGTTCGTCTGTGTCTGGACCGTCTGGATATCTTCCGTACACAATTGCGTGCATTGCTGCGTGCAAGCGTACATGGAAACCTGCGTGTCATGTTCCCAATGATCGCAACACTCGGAGAATTCCGTGAAGCAAAAGCTGTCTTGCTCGAAGAGAAAGAGAAGCTGGTTGCTGAAGGTATTGCTGTTTCTGACAGCATTCAACTCGGAATCATGGTCGAAATTCCTTCGACTGCAGTTCTGGCGGATCAGTTTGCCAAAGAAGTGGATTTCTTCAGTATCGGAACGAACGATCTGATTCAATACACAATGGCTGCTGACCGTATGAACGAACGAGTGGCTTATCTGTACCAACCTTACAACCCGGCCATTTTGCGTTTGGTTAAAATGGTTATCGATGCAGCGCATCGTGAAGGCAAATGGGTTGGCATGTGTGGTGAGATGGCAGGAGACGAAACAGCAATTCCATTGCTGCTCGGTCTTGGATTGGATGAGTTCAGCATGAGCGCAACATCCATTCTGCCAGCTCGTAGTCAGATCACCAAGCTGTCCCGTGCGGATATGCAGGAACTGGCTGCTAAAGCTCTGGATATGCAAACGGCTGAACAAGTCGTTGAATTGGTTCAAAGCATTCAAGCGTAA
- a CDS encoding HPr family phosphocarrier protein, with protein sequence MQQTFRITDEDGIHARPATALVNTANKFKGAESFAEANGKKVTLKSILGVLSLGLEQGDTISIIVDGEGEAEALQALTDVMVNEGLGEINA encoded by the coding sequence ATGCAACAAACATTCAGAATTACAGACGAAGATGGTATCCACGCACGTCCGGCGACAGCCCTGGTTAATACAGCTAACAAATTCAAAGGTGCAGAATCCTTTGCAGAAGCTAACGGTAAAAAAGTAACGTTGAAATCCATCTTGGGTGTTCTTTCCCTCGGATTGGAACAAGGCGACACTATCAGCATCATCGTTGATGGCGAAGGCGAAGCTGAAGCTCTTCAAGCTTTGACTGACGTTATGGTTAACGAAGGGTTGGGCGAAATTAATGCTTAA
- the ptsG gene encoding glucose-specific PTS transporter subunit IIBC, translating to MFKKLFGVLQRVGKALMLPVAILPAAGLLLGIGNMLVNPDFLQYVTALDTPWVNSIATIMMNAGQIVFDNLALLFAVGVAVGLAGGEGVAGLAAIIGYLVMNVTLGTAVGVTPAMIGEVPGYASILGIPTLSTGVFGGIIIGIAAALCYNRFFKIELPSYLGFFAGKRFVPIITSVVSLLIGLLLVIIWPPIQNGLNAVSHFMVDTSPTLSAFIFGVVERSLIPFGLHHIFYSPFWFEFGEYVNKAGDVIRGDQQIFFNQLRDGADLTAGTFQVGKFPFMMFGLPAAALAMYHEARPEHKKYVAGIMGSAALTSFLTGITEPLEFSFLFVAPILFAVHCIFAGLSFMTMQILGVKIGMTFSGGFIDFLIFGIIPNRTPWWDVIIVGLILAVIYYFGFRLIIRKFNLKTPGREDATPETASGGGSGSTDDLPHNILEAFGGKENIKHLDACITRLRIEVNEKSNVKKDRLKQLGASGVLEVGNNVQAIFGTRSDTIKSQMQDIIAGRTPAPTPAAAKPTPEEEKAQGEQGERIVAEDIVMPVNGELLDISNVPDPVFAEKMTGDGFAILPHDGTITSPVYGKVFNVFPSKHAVGIMSDGGKEVLVHIGVNTVKLKGQGFNVLVQEGDLVSAGQPIMEVDLEYVKANAPSIISPVIFTNLPEGSTVTLKKSGVLKVGDQPIIEIK from the coding sequence ATGTTTAAAAAGCTTTTCGGTGTCTTGCAAAGAGTCGGTAAAGCTCTCATGTTGCCTGTAGCCATTCTGCCTGCGGCAGGTTTGCTGCTCGGAATCGGTAACATGCTGGTTAATCCAGACTTTTTGCAATATGTAACAGCGCTCGACACCCCATGGGTGAACTCGATCGCAACAATTATGATGAACGCAGGTCAGATCGTATTCGATAATCTGGCATTGCTGTTCGCCGTCGGTGTAGCCGTCGGATTGGCCGGTGGCGAAGGGGTTGCGGGTCTTGCAGCCATCATCGGTTATCTGGTCATGAACGTCACACTGGGTACCGCGGTAGGAGTTACCCCGGCAATGATCGGCGAAGTACCGGGTTATGCCAGCATCCTGGGTATCCCAACATTAAGTACAGGCGTGTTCGGAGGTATTATTATAGGTATTGCCGCCGCGCTGTGTTACAATCGATTCTTCAAAATCGAACTGCCGTCTTACCTGGGTTTCTTTGCAGGTAAACGCTTTGTTCCGATTATCACTTCGGTTGTTTCACTCTTAATTGGTTTGCTTCTCGTGATAATCTGGCCACCGATTCAAAATGGATTGAATGCTGTGTCTCACTTCATGGTAGATACAAGCCCGACATTGTCGGCATTTATCTTCGGAGTCGTGGAACGGTCATTAATTCCGTTCGGTCTTCACCACATTTTCTACTCCCCATTCTGGTTTGAGTTCGGTGAGTACGTAAACAAAGCTGGAGATGTGATTCGTGGAGACCAGCAGATCTTCTTCAATCAATTGCGTGATGGTGCAGACCTCACAGCGGGAACGTTCCAGGTTGGTAAATTCCCGTTCATGATGTTCGGTTTGCCAGCAGCTGCACTTGCGATGTACCATGAAGCAAGACCAGAACACAAGAAGTATGTTGCAGGGATCATGGGTTCGGCAGCGTTGACTTCGTTCCTGACAGGGATCACAGAACCACTTGAATTTTCGTTCCTGTTTGTAGCTCCAATCCTGTTTGCAGTACACTGTATCTTTGCAGGTTTGTCTTTCATGACCATGCAAATTCTGGGTGTCAAGATCGGTATGACCTTCTCCGGTGGGTTCATTGACTTCCTGATCTTCGGTATTATTCCGAACCGTACACCATGGTGGGACGTGATTATCGTCGGCCTGATTCTTGCAGTGATCTACTATTTCGGTTTCCGATTGATCATTCGCAAATTCAATCTCAAAACACCAGGACGCGAAGATGCAACGCCTGAAACAGCATCTGGCGGAGGTTCCGGTTCAACGGATGATCTGCCTCATAACATTCTCGAAGCTTTTGGTGGCAAGGAGAATATCAAACATCTGGACGCTTGTATTACTCGTTTGCGTATTGAAGTTAATGAGAAATCCAATGTGAAAAAAGATCGTTTGAAACAATTGGGTGCATCTGGTGTGCTTGAAGTGGGTAATAATGTTCAAGCCATCTTCGGAACACGTTCCGATACGATTAAATCTCAAATGCAGGATATTATTGCAGGACGAACACCAGCACCAACGCCAGCAGCTGCTAAACCAACTCCTGAAGAGGAGAAGGCACAGGGTGAGCAAGGCGAGCGTATCGTTGCTGAGGATATCGTGATGCCAGTCAATGGTGAATTGCTGGACATTTCGAACGTACCTGATCCGGTCTTTGCTGAGAAAATGACAGGTGATGGGTTCGCAATTTTGCCACATGATGGCACAATAACTTCTCCTGTGTATGGTAAAGTGTTTAATGTATTTCCAAGCAAACATGCCGTGGGCATCATGTCTGACGGTGGCAAGGAAGTGCTTGTTCATATAGGTGTGAATACAGTGAAGCTGAAAGGTCAAGGCTTTAACGTACTGGTGCAGGAAGGTGATCTGGTATCGGCTGGTCAGCCGATTATGGAAGTGGATCTGGAGTATGTCAAAGCAAACGCTCCATCGATCATTTCACCAGTTATTTTCACCAACCTGCCAGAGGGCTCCACAGTGACCTTGAAGAAGAGTGGAGTGCTCAAAGTTGGCGATCAGCCAATCATTGAGATAAAATAA
- a CDS encoding PRD domain-containing protein, translating to MSSLHVAKALNNNVIIAQHPEHGEVVVIGKGIGFNRKTNDIIPLMAVEKMFILRNQQEQEQYKQLLPQVDEALIEIINEVITYIAERTDVPLNEHIHIALTDHISFALKRKEQGIVIQNPFLYETREIYPEEYRMGEYAVRLIKEKMGVDLGMDEIGFVALHIYSAMTNQNISQVREHSQLITDLVNLVSDQLDYSFETESLDYSRLLTHLRFALERVRRGDKVEELHKLDSLLKLEYPEMYSLAWKLTKVMEKRLSLPVYPAEVGYLTIHLQRLYQRKEEENK from the coding sequence TTGAGTAGCCTGCATGTAGCCAAAGCGCTAAATAATAATGTAATCATCGCACAGCATCCTGAACATGGGGAAGTCGTCGTGATTGGTAAAGGCATCGGCTTCAACAGGAAAACCAATGACATTATTCCACTAATGGCTGTGGAGAAGATGTTCATTTTGAGAAACCAGCAAGAGCAAGAGCAGTACAAGCAGCTACTTCCACAGGTGGATGAAGCGCTGATCGAGATTATTAACGAAGTCATTACGTATATTGCAGAGCGTACGGACGTTCCTCTGAATGAACATATCCATATTGCATTAACCGATCATATTTCTTTCGCGTTAAAACGCAAGGAGCAGGGAATTGTCATACAGAACCCGTTTCTATATGAAACCCGTGAGATATATCCTGAAGAATATCGGATGGGAGAATACGCTGTTCGTCTGATCAAGGAGAAAATGGGTGTAGATCTGGGGATGGACGAGATTGGTTTTGTTGCCCTTCATATCTATAGCGCAATGACTAACCAGAATATATCCCAGGTACGTGAACACTCACAGCTGATCACCGATTTGGTGAACCTGGTGTCCGACCAACTCGATTATTCGTTTGAAACGGAATCGCTTGACTACTCCCGTTTGCTGACTCATCTTCGATTCGCTCTTGAGCGTGTTCGTCGTGGAGACAAAGTCGAAGAACTTCATAAATTGGATTCGCTGCTTAAGTTGGAGTACCCCGAAATGTACTCGCTTGCATGGAAGCTGACCAAGGTAATGGAGAAAAGGCTGAGTCTGCCAGTCTATCCTGCGGAAGTAGGCTATCTGACCATACATCTTCAACGGCTGTATCAGCGGAAAGAAGAAGAGAATAAGTGA